Within Saccharomonospora cyanea NA-134, the genomic segment CTGGGGGTCGTTGGGCGCGGATCGTCGAGGTCTCGGCCGCGTGGAGGCGGGGGACCTTGACGTCGGGGCAGGTGGCCGCCGCTAGGAGGATGGCCGCTCGTTCGATGTCGCGTTCGTGGATCAGGACCCGCCTGATGGTCTCGACCTGCTCTCGGGTCGGCGGGACGTAGGTTGCGGTGGTCATCGTCGGTCCTTCTCGCAGAGGCCAGGGATAGCGCGCGGTTCCGGTCATGGCACGGGGTTTGGGGAGTGCGCCAGCATGTGGCGGGCCAGGTCGGCCACGGCCTCGCCGGTGGCCCGCACGGCGCGCGCGTCGTCGGGGGCGACGTCGGCCAGGTGGGCGAGCGCGCCGATGGTCTGCTGGATGCGCCGTCGCAGCGAGTCGCCCTCAGGCAGAGTGAGGGCGGGGTGGCCTGCGGGGCGGCACGTTTCGAGGATGCCTCGCCCCCGGTCGTGCAGATCCTCCAGCGCGCCGCTCGTGCGCTCGCACATCTCCGCGAGCACCTCTTCCAGGGCCTCCCACTGGCGCGCGGGCAACACCGCCGGTTCGCGGCAGCACGTCGCCACCACCACACCGTCGATCTCGGCCGCCCGCGCGTGCAGCTCCGCCGCGAGAGCGGAGAGCCGGTCGGCCAGCGCGCACAACCCTTCGGCGGGCAGCTCCCCACCGTCCTGGCGCTGCAGCAACTCCACCACCACCGCGCCCAGATAGCGGTTGAACCGGCCCAGCCGCACCAGCAGTTCCCGATCACGTTCGATCATCACCGACTCCCCTCAGAACGTGGGCCGCAGCCGCTCCCGCATTGCTCCATTCGGCCTTACCGAGCGGCCAAGTGGCCTAACTGTATCATCTGTCATAACTGTCGCATCGGTCGCGAGCGTATCTAAGTAGCGGCATGGGGCGCGTCTGTGCGGTTACGTGTCATCTGTGACCAGGCAGAAGCTTCTTTCAACGGGTGAGGCCGCGAAACATCTCGGTGTCGCTCGCGGCACGCTCACGCGTTGGTGGCAGCGCGGCATGGTCGAACCCGAGTTCGTCACGGCGGGTGGCCAAGCGCGATGGGATCTCGACGATCTGCTGCGGCAGCTTGAGGAATTACGCAAGCGGCAACGTGACGAGCGCCCGTAGGGTTCAGCTCCGCCGGGGCGTCTCACCAGGCATCAGTAACAACACGCTCCGTGACCGCGATCTTTCTTCGCAGGGTTGAGTAGCGGCTGCGTTGCGATGTGGTCGCCGAATTGTCCTGTCCACGCACCTCGCTACTAGCATCGCCGGGGTGCCGGATGGTCGGGGCGAGTAAAGGGGAGCGGCAGACTGTGGCAGTGCGTGGTGCTGACCTGGGTGAGCTGGTGAAGGACCTGCGCAGGCAGGTCACCGTGCTCGAAGACGATTTGCGGGCGCGGGCCCAGGAGGTGTCGGAGTTCCACACCCCGCTGCGCGCCGAATACGACGAGGCGCGCAAGCGGGAACGCACGGCGGCGACGTGGGAGTCGTGGCTCGACCAGCGGGTGACGCAGGTGGCTGCGGCGTGGGTGCTGGGCACGGTGTTCGTGCGGTTCTGTGAGGACAACGGGCTGATCCAGTGGCCGTTCCTCGCGGGGCCGGGGGAGCGGCTGGCGGACGCGGAGGAGCGGCACGAGGCGTACTTCCGCGAGCACCCGCAGGACAACGACCGCGACTGGATCGTCGCGGCCTTCAATCACCTGGCGGAGGCACACCCGACGGCGGCGGGGCTGTTCGACGCGCGGTTCAACCCGCTGTGGGAGATCACGCCGTCGTTCGAGGCGGCGACGGCGCTGTTGCAGTTCTGGCGGCGGCGCGGCGACGACGGCGAGATCCGCTACGACTTCACCGACCCCGAATGGGACACGCGCTTCCTCGGCGATCTGTACCAGGACCTGTCGGAGCACGCGCGCAAGACGTATGCGCTGCTGCAGACGCCGGAGTTCGTGGAGGAGTTCATCCTCGACCTCACGCTCGAACCGGCCGTCGAGGAATTCGGGCTCAAAGACCTGCGCACGATCGACCCGGCGTGTGGGTCGGGGCACTTCCTGCTGGGGCTGTTCCGGCGGGTGCTGGCGAAGTGGCGGGAGGCGGAGCCGGGCACGGATGAGTGGGAGCTGATCCAGCGCACGCTCGGCTCGGTACACGGCTGCGACAAGAACCCGTTCGCCGCGTCCATCGCCCGGTTCCGGATGCTGGTGGCGGTGCTGCGCGAGGCGAACGCGATCCGGCTCGACCAGGCGCCGCGGTTCCCGATCAACATCGCGGTCGGCGACTCCCTCATGCACGGCCGGGGCGCGCCCGGCATCCAGGGCGAGCTGTTCGCGCTGGAGGAGCCGCACACCTACGCCACCGAGGACATCGACGAGTACATACGCTCCTGCGACCTGCTCGGCAAGGGCTCGTACCACGTGGTGGTGGGCAACCCGCCGTACATCACGGTGAAGGACAAGCAGGAGAACCAGAACTACCGCGACCGGTATGACGCCTGCTCACGGCAATATGCATTGTCTGTGCCGTTCGCGCAGCGCATGTTCCAACTGGCCTTGCGTGCTCACGGTAGTGATCGAGACGCCGGATTTGTGGGGCAGATTACTGCAAACTCGTTCATGAAGCGTGAGTTCGGCAAGAACTTGATCGAGCGGTTCTTTCCTAGTGTCCATCTCACGCATGTTGTCGATACGTCTGGCGCTTACATTCCTGGGCATGGAACTCCAACGGTCATCTTGGTTGGGCGAAACCATATTTCGCGAAACGATGACCCTGTCCGTGCGGTGCTTGGTGTGCGAGGTGAACCGGCGCAGCCGTCCGACCCGTCGAAAGGGTTGGTGTGGTCGGCCATTGTTGAGCAAATATCACGTAGTGGAAGTGAATCCGAATGGGTGACGGCTGACGACATCCCGCGTTCTTCCTTTTCGAATCACCCTTGGTCTTTGGCGGGAGGGGGAGCGAGTGATCTGGTAAGAAGCCTGCATGAGGCATCGTCGAGGAATTTGGGCACGGTGCTGTTGCTGACTGGGCGTACTACCCACACCGGAAGTGATGAAGCCTACTTTGCTCCGGTCGGTACGTGGGCTCGACTGGGCCTTCCGGATGAAAGAGTAGCGACCCTGGTTGAAGGAGACAGTGTTCGGGACTGGTCTCTACCTCTTGTGACGGAGGCTGTTTTCCCGTATGGCGCAGACCTTCGCGCAGATCTTAAGGACCTGCCTACTTATAAGCACCTATGGATGCATCGCGCGCACTTGCGTGAACGCCGTGAGCCCGGAGGGACTCACGAGGAAATAGGCTTGACTTGGTACGAATGGAGTCGGTGGCACCCAGAAAGGTTTTCCGTTCCCCTTGGGATTCCATTCGCGTTCGTGGCTACGCACAACCACTTCGTGTTGGATCGGGGTGGGAAGGTCTTCAAGCAGTCGGCGCCGGTGATTAAGTTGCCGGAGGGGGCTGGTGAGGACGAGCATTTGGAGTTGCTTGGGGTGCTCAACTCGTCCACGGCCTGTTTCTGGCTCAAGCAGGTGAGCCACAACAAGGGGCGGCCGGGAGCTGAGCAGACAGGGGCCGATGAGCCTTGGGAGCACCGATTCGAGTTCACTGGCACCAAGCTTCAGGAGTTTCCCCTTCCTGCTGTGCTGCCGTTGGAGTTGGGGCGGGCGCTGGATTCGCTGGCCCAGGACCTCGCCGCTCACGAACCCTCGGCCGTCGCTGAGGTGGGTACGCCGACTCGCGAGCGGCTTGACGCTGCCCGTGCTGAGCACGCGCGTATCCGGGGACGCATGATCGCGCTTCAGGAGGAACTCGACTGGACCGTCTACCACTCCTACGGCCTGCTCGACGACACCGAGCGCGCCCAGCTCATCGCACCCGATCTCGACACCGTGCCCGAGATTGGTCCGAGTGAGCGAGCATTCGCGATTGTGCTCGCCCGCCGACTGCGGCAAGGGGAGACGGACACAACGTGGTTCTCTCACCATAACCACAAATTCCCGCCCGTCACCGAGATCCCCGCGCACTGGCCCGACTGGTGCCGGCAAATCGTCCAGGCGCGCATCGACGTCATCGAAAAGCGGCGCGACATCGGCCTCATCGAGCGGCCCGAGTGCAAGCGGCGGTGGGCCTCCGAGACGTGGGAGCGCAAGGAAGCCGACGCGCTGCGCACGTGGCTGCTCGACCGGTGTGAGCGGCGAGACCTGTGGTACGGGTTGCGCGACGGGTTCTCCCAGCCCCGCACGCTCACCGTCAACCAGCTCGCCGATCAGTTCCGCGACGACGCCGACATGCACGCCGTCGCCGCCCTCTATGCCAGCGACCACCTCGGCAAACCCGACCTGCCGCTCGCGCGCGTGCTGGAAACGATCATCGCCGACCAGCACGTCCCCTACCTCGCCGCGCTGCGCTACAAGGACAGCGGCCTGCGCAAACGCGCCCAATGGGAAGAGGTGTGGGAGAAGCAGCGCGAAGAGGACCGCACGGGGCAGCGGCTCGACATCCCCGTACCCCCGAAATACACCTCCGCCGACTTCCGCAAGACCAGCTACTGGACCCACCGAGGCAAACTCGACGTGCCCAAGGAACGGTTCGTCTCCTATCCTGGCGCGTCCCCCGACGCCGACCCCAGCCTGCTGCTCGGCTGGGCCGGATGGGACCACAAGGACCAGGCCCAAGCGCTGGTCAACCTCGTCAACGACCGCACCGCCGACGCGGGCTGGGAAACCGACCGGCTCACCCCGCTCATCGCCGGACTCGCCGAACTGATGCCGTGGGTGCGGCAGTGGCACGGCGACTACGACGACGAATGGGAAGGCGTGCCCGCCGACGAATACCAGGCGTTCCTCGACGAACAACGCACCACCCACCAGCTCACCGAAGCCGACCTGACCAACTGGCGACCCGCCCCCACCCGCCGGGGCCGCCGCAGCGCAACGAAGGAAACCCAGCAGTGAGCACGAACGAGGTGTACCTGCGCGACGTCCTCGACATCCCCGAATCCGTCCACGCCGGGGACTTCAAGGTCGAACTCACCGGAGGCTTCACCGCCACCGAAGCCCGCGTCGCCGAATACGTCGTCACCGACCAACTCCGGGGCGCCTTCGACAAAGCACTCGGCATCGTGCGCGCCGCCGTGCGCGACGGCAGCTCCCACGCCGCCTACCTGCACGGCTCGTTCGGCTCCGGTAAGAGCCACTTCCTCACCGTGCTGCACGCCGTGCTCAACAACCACCCCGCCGCCCGCGCCAAACCCGGCCTGCAACCCGTCATCGCCGACCACGACGACTGGCTGCGCGGCAAGAAGTTCCTCATGGTGCCCTACCACCTCGTGGGCGCCACCGACCTCGACTCCGCCATCCTCGGCGGCTACGTCAACACCGTCCGCGCCCTGCACCCCGACCAGCCCACCCCGGCCGTGTACCGGGCGGACGCGATGCTCGACGACGCCCGCCGCTACCGCGAAGCCAGAGGCGACGCCGCGTTCGT encodes:
- a CDS encoding MerR family transcriptional regulator, with amino-acid sequence MTRQKLLSTGEAAKHLGVARGTLTRWWQRGMVEPEFVTAGGQARWDLDDLLRQLEELRKRQRDERP
- the pglX gene encoding BREX-2 system adenine-specific DNA-methyltransferase PglX, which translates into the protein MVGASKGERQTVAVRGADLGELVKDLRRQVTVLEDDLRARAQEVSEFHTPLRAEYDEARKRERTAATWESWLDQRVTQVAAAWVLGTVFVRFCEDNGLIQWPFLAGPGERLADAEERHEAYFREHPQDNDRDWIVAAFNHLAEAHPTAAGLFDARFNPLWEITPSFEAATALLQFWRRRGDDGEIRYDFTDPEWDTRFLGDLYQDLSEHARKTYALLQTPEFVEEFILDLTLEPAVEEFGLKDLRTIDPACGSGHFLLGLFRRVLAKWREAEPGTDEWELIQRTLGSVHGCDKNPFAASIARFRMLVAVLREANAIRLDQAPRFPINIAVGDSLMHGRGAPGIQGELFALEEPHTYATEDIDEYIRSCDLLGKGSYHVVVGNPPYITVKDKQENQNYRDRYDACSRQYALSVPFAQRMFQLALRAHGSDRDAGFVGQITANSFMKREFGKNLIERFFPSVHLTHVVDTSGAYIPGHGTPTVILVGRNHISRNDDPVRAVLGVRGEPAQPSDPSKGLVWSAIVEQISRSGSESEWVTADDIPRSSFSNHPWSLAGGGASDLVRSLHEASSRNLGTVLLLTGRTTHTGSDEAYFAPVGTWARLGLPDERVATLVEGDSVRDWSLPLVTEAVFPYGADLRADLKDLPTYKHLWMHRAHLRERREPGGTHEEIGLTWYEWSRWHPERFSVPLGIPFAFVATHNHFVLDRGGKVFKQSAPVIKLPEGAGEDEHLELLGVLNSSTACFWLKQVSHNKGRPGAEQTGADEPWEHRFEFTGTKLQEFPLPAVLPLELGRALDSLAQDLAAHEPSAVAEVGTPTRERLDAARAEHARIRGRMIALQEELDWTVYHSYGLLDDTERAQLIAPDLDTVPEIGPSERAFAIVLARRLRQGETDTTWFSHHNHKFPPVTEIPAHWPDWCRQIVQARIDVIEKRRDIGLIERPECKRRWASETWERKEADALRTWLLDRCERRDLWYGLRDGFSQPRTLTVNQLADQFRDDADMHAVAALYASDHLGKPDLPLARVLETIIADQHVPYLAALRYKDSGLRKRAQWEEVWEKQREEDRTGQRLDIPVPPKYTSADFRKTSYWTHRGKLDVPKERFVSYPGASPDADPSLLLGWAGWDHKDQAQALVNLVNDRTADAGWETDRLTPLIAGLAELMPWVRQWHGDYDDEWEGVPADEYQAFLDEQRTTHQLTEADLTNWRPAPTRRGRRSATKETQQ